acttttattttatacaaattttataaatttaatttataatagtatgaaattaaattgaagttaagttttattaaaaaataaataaaactacaaTTATGTAtaagttaaagataaataattttttattatagtgaaacaaaaatttctataagatataaataattttaatattcatttttaatacaagtcaaataagtaaattattattttttatttaatgtttgataatgatttcttatgttttttttagaaattgtttttaagtttaagaatcaatttttttttaatgttttataaaaataaggatatttgataagttgattttataaaaggattttaaaaataaaaaacaaaaagacttgtttggataaattgttttttttttcttctaatttgtaaaaacattttaaattcaatttatataatataattaattaaatttaactaaggtcttattgaaaatgaaaacaattttgtaattatataaaaaaaaaaaatcagtttttagtaaaatataattagtaatattataataaaatcataaataggagaaacatcaaaatcaactttctcttcaaaattttctccaaCTTTATCATCATCTGCTAAGCCTTTAGATCAACCCTTTATTATTCCTATAAATGCtgcaaaatcaaatatacaacTAGCTACACAGAaaaaacaatgttaaaagaaatacaacTTATATTAGATAAACTTCgtataaatgatattaatcaaaataagaatcaaattcaaactataacaaaaggaaaattagaaatcaataaaatagaaaaacaattcaaaatgtcTTCAGATTCAAACCCCTCAACAATCAAtgcaatttctaataattttgtaagtaaaaaaaattattattcaaaaccctCTTTTCCTGGTGTTCAATTAGaataaagaaattatcaattagcTACTAGCTATGATAATAGTAGTTTTTATGAATGAAATATAGATGGAATGAGtaaacatcaaataattaatttacttcatgaaatgatgatgaCTGCTAATGCTTATAGAATCAAGACTAGTAATTCTGAGTTTCATGTTGCTAGTGCCTTGGTTATAGGATTCACTGGTTTGTTTAAAGGTTAGTGTgatcattatttgagtcaaaatgatacagaatatatattaaatgcaaaaaaaaaaaaaaaaatcaaataagaaagaacATCAATCCAAACTTATAAAGAAGACGCtatcaatatattaatatttgcaataacaaaacattttataggAGATCCAGtctattttcaagaaagaacttctaaaatccttaataattttaaatgtcCAAAACTTCAAGATTTTAAGTGGTATAAGGATATGTTTTTAGTCAAAGTTATGTCAAGACATGATTGTGGAAGtcattattggaaagaaaaatttatatatgtgtAGACCCCTCATACGGTGAAGGTCTTGGggggttttgatttttttggatgaTTATTCTTCTGACCACCCCGGGAATTAAGCCGGGGGGGTGGCGGAGAGATGGAACAGAAGATAGAGAGAGAGGTGACAGAGGAAGGTAGCTGGCAGCTGCAGGAACGGCGAGACTTTTCAGAGAGGCTTTTCATGCTGGTCTAGAGGATTTTTTTAAGGGGGAGATATTTTGACAGGGGGCGGCTGTTCTCGAGCTGGAGAGAAAAGGGAgcagagaaagaaagaggagaagaggaGAGTTTGGTCTCTTCTCTGGATTTTTCTctctagaaataaaaaaaaaacaggagcTTTTCGGAAAGGAGTGGCGGAGAGGAAgaaggagaggaagaaaaggagagTTGGGGGCTCTTATCTGGAGGGGGATTTTTCTCTCTggaaatcaaaaaaaaaaagaaaagaaaaaggagaacagaggaaagaaaagggagaaaagaaggaGCAGAGCGGAGGAAAAGAGGAGTGGGGAGATTGCAGTGGGGAGCGAGGACAGAGGGAGCCTCCAGAATTTTCCTGAGAGTAagcttttcattatttttttttgtttctttctttgttttctcttcgCATAGTATTATTGAGATGCATTGTTGCGAATTTCTGGATGGATGATGCTCTATCCCTCCTGGCCAGCTGCTCCTCTTTCCCTTATGTGTATGTCTGAAGATTGGTTTAATTCCTTTTTACTTTCTCTGggatattttcaaagaaaagagACTCTCTGGCTCACTCTCCTGCAAGCCCACTAGCTAAGAGAGGAAGCATTAGTTTTTAATGTTCCTtgtatttctctccttccattgcTCTGTTTCTGCTGCtattctctctgtttttctcgTTTGGTTTCTCCCGAATAGGAAGCCGTAAAGGGGAATGAGTCCAGGGGATATCACCACGCAACTCAACCCTCACCAGTCACCATTCTCCCTTTGTTGTATCTTCTCTTTGATTCCTCCCATTTCCCCGGCTTTCTACTCCATAGATCGAAACTACGACTACGGCAAATTATAGAAGCAGCTGCTGTATTGAAAGCCTACCTCTATGGCTGAAGCTATTGCCGGCGGTGCTACTGCTATCCATGATCTACTGGACGTGATTCTGAAGAGCATATTGGCGAGCATGATCGACACCAGGGCGAGGAACGCCGCGACGCTGGTTGACTGGAAACGGCTGGTGCCGGAGAGGGGCGCGCGGACCTCCCTCACCCTCCGTGGCGACGCCGTTCACAGCAATCCCAACCACTCCGTCCACCAAACAGCCACTACTGGAGATGAAGTCCGCCACCCGTCGCCGCCGCTGCCGTCGTTCCAGGACCGCGCCGCTGTTGCCGCCGCGAGAAGGTGGTTCCAGGTATAGCAGCCACACGCGGGGAGGGAGCTAGGAAAGAAGGCTGAAGATGCAGCCCAATGGATAGGTAGTTGGGCCTCTCACCATGCTCCACCAAGATGTCCCAGGCCCACGAGTACTCCTTGAGGTTTCTTCCCTCCCGAGACCCATTCCTAAAGGCCCAAATTTGCATATCCTTTATCCTAAACCCCTCTCTAAAGCCCTTTAGTTCCttttattcattcttttttatttcatgcaCACGTGCACTATATTATTCACTTATGTGCTTATTCATTCATCCAAATTCCAAATATTCTCAATATCAAGTTCTCAATATTAAGTGgttattattactactattattattatttcaattttccagtgtttaactttcaaaattcatattctcAATAGTTTCAATTTTCCAGTTTAAGTTTCAAAATCCATATTCTCATAGCTTAATTGTCCAAAGTTCTCttcttaaatctaatttttgaaGTTTCCTTTCCAAAGTTAATTgtcaagattcaaaattttaatctagTTGCCAAAGTTCCAATCTTTAAAaccaagttttcaaaaacttcaactatcattattattaatattattccatTTAGTTATTTCAAAATATCCTTCCTTATACCATTCTAATTTTCCAacctttaaattcaatttccgatttgaagaaattccaaaattctCGTTCATTCATTTGATCATTATATTCGTTGTTATTAtcgtatttatttatttcaagttTTCCTTCTTTAAACAATCTTAATTTTCTGACTTTCGAATTCGATCCCAACTTccgaaattttaaaattctcatacccatttatttaaacatcattatttattcacttgcttatctttaaaattcaatctttaaactACTcctcaaaattccgatttctaaatttaaacttcaatttccgaaattttaattctcaatatcaaaatttaattctccattattattttatttatttattcatttttaaaattcaaccttttaAGAATCTTCAAATTATCCGattcctaaatttaaattccaatttccgaaattttaattctcatatcagtttatttaattatcattattttatttatttatttaaaattcaaccttgtaataatcttcaaaattccgatttcttaatttaaattctaatttctgaaattttaattctcacatcaattggtttaatgatcattattttatttatttattttaaaatttaatctttgAATAAGCCATCAAAATTCTAGCGTTTAAATTTAACTACGATttctgaaattttgtttttcatatcaacttattttatcaaaattccaatttccgaaaattcCCATGctcactttaatttatttaatcactaatatttcattcatttattctaaaactccatttttaatcaattctttaaaacttccaatttcaaaaattccaaaattcaggttttatttatttaatcattattttcattattattattattttatttatttattctaaaaattccattctaaacaattcattaaaatttccgacttccgaattaaatttctatttctgaaaattccaatattcacattaatttatttaattattattattattttatttatttattctaaaattccattttaaacaatttattaaaatttccgactttccgattttaatttctaattccaaaagttccaatattcacattgatttattattattattttatttatttattctaaaattccattttaaacaattcattaaagtTTTCGACTTTCGAATTAgatttctatttctaaaaaattccgatattcacattaatttatttaattattattatcttatttatttattctaaaatcccatttttaaacaatatattaaaatttccaCCTCCactaattccaaaattccaacattcacattaatctatttagttattattattttatttatttattctaagatttcattttaaacaattcattaaaatttccgactcccgatttaatttctaattccaaaattcccattaatctatttaattattattattttagttatttattttgaaattccattttaaacaattcttcaaaattccaatttctgaacttaatttctgatttccaaaattctaacttctttcaaatttaatatccaaaattccgattcttaaatttaatttttcaagactccaatcttcaaataattttcgagactctaatttccaaataaatctcaaaatccagttttctctcgaaTAGCTTTAATTCTACTCTGATTTTTgaataatgttctatttcttttgatttttacacaagcaagaatgatgaatcttcataattccgaaataatgaGATTCGCGAGATTAATTCAAGCAAGATCAATCGGgcttttggtgggggcccacatatgtgattttatgactgactgattgattaattgatttatttactatgcttgtttgatttattctgtTCCCTGACATGCGCATAATTTTATCGATTCGTCATTCACTAATCCTgattcatgatagcgcattcgtgATTGGAGgaccaggtacgcatccactcatgttttgttcattctttatacatgctCTGCTTCCCACATCATGCATGATTAAGGtgggtatccattgactttctcattgattgccgCGTCAGCTTCtttctattagtagagacccgtttctagggacttagaggggtgctatggtttttaccgtaccttcctaataagtaacctgacccccgaacccgatccggtttttcacagaccaccttttccgaaacaaggagtcacacttagggtttttctttcttattttgtttacccttttaaaaataaaacaaaaataagtggcgactccaagtcatttttaaccaatataaaatcattttcaaagtaaaatcgaGTTTGCCaccgagtgggaaacgcatgagccgaaatgcggggtccacaaaatggcgactccactggggaagatttagagggtcaagcttgaacttagagTGAAGCAAACGTGACATTTGATTGGATGATTAGTGGATGCTCATCTCTTGATTGTACATTGAGGATTCCTTGATGCATGCTTAGATGTcgtattcatttgagattttgACATGCTGGATTATTGATGATTGATCTTATTGCATTGCTTAGCGTATTGATTCTGATTTTGGCATGATTGTTCtgatcacttcacatgcatacacTCACCATTGTATATCACTCAGCTTGACATGTTGATTCTCTGACTCGTATGCTATTTTGATCGTCTGTAagcatgatgtttgtatcaCTATTCGTCTTGGTTGTAGTATTCTCGCTTATCTTGTGtgtacatgagtgatatatcctgcTCTGCCTGACTGTATgatgcatgactgccctccctctgcatgattgcatgccgtctgtctatgtgggtctcacttctatccccctatctccaactctcttggtttcggtcactCCTATCATCTTGGTTCTcgctattgcaagtgtgagaccttctatgtgcttgctctctgaccgagccagagattaggagtagggtctagcgacgggctatatcgatgtacgggagcattctggaggagaacgacactttgatgtcgattggagtccgatcattgaagacctgtatagcccggagctaggtttcatggatatttgtgcgaccagtgtgttttctcttctgctctagattcatagggttttcggatgcacccacaccatcactgtgcactctagttggctattgagcgttgagagtttgagaggtttcaccataggaaaccccctgggatgtcgaggaagtgcatgtgtggaagtgattaccaccttgcatggaagcgccccgtctcttcggaggcgtgcagagggttgcataccgccggagggtatgatcgcttctgctagggatatCTTGAAGTCCACccttatccatttagagccaccttgacctcgtaggttgagccgtagatccttcgattaggattccctccctacacgtgggtgcatctgagggcttttCGTACCTCTGTAGCCGCAGTTTTGGATCCGATTTTCCCTCTgattagtctccagttgagagtgcactGAGATCAGGACG
Above is a genomic segment from Vitis riparia cultivar Riparia Gloire de Montpellier isolate 1030 chromosome 7, EGFV_Vit.rip_1.0, whole genome shotgun sequence containing:
- the LOC117919176 gene encoding F-box protein MAX2-like, coding for MAEAIAGGATAIHDLLDVILKSILASMIDTRARNAATLVDWKRLVPERGARTSLTLRGDAVHSNPNHSVHQTATTGDEVRHPSPPLPSFQDRAAVAAARRWFQV